From a single Hippoglossus stenolepis isolate QCI-W04-F060 chromosome 2, HSTE1.2, whole genome shotgun sequence genomic region:
- the taf5l gene encoding TAF5-like RNA polymerase II p300/CBP-associated factor-associated factor 65 kDa subunit 5L — MKRVRTEQIQFAVAQYLKRRQYVESDGSMKGAKLCQSPEEMAASLTVQTESGCANIVSAAPCQSDPQQYEAQYSRLRSFLSETEIAWAREVSSILYPLFVYLHLDMVRCGLKGAVDGFYSRFHGAFLQDSEQRATIEQLRHVLTAQDVAANPKLSAFLEHKYVVHLTEPAYSYLLRYLQSEDNGALCRALSTHLQVEVSASRRTDYQLYGAASGTTAAPNSTSSWAGVDGAEGGEGVEVPAGIPQSEVALEALQDCIKKVREGPPSLTTVCFYAFHHTEQMLNTAEVSADSRLLAAGFDSSTVKLWSLRARKLKAKPHPADVSRIHLACDVLEEEVEEEDVCGSEIKTLRGHSGPVFRTCFLTDSSGLLSCSEDTTVRYWDLGSFTNTALYQGHAYPVWDVDVSPCSLYFASGSHDRTARLWTFSRTYSLRLYAGHLADVDCVKFHPNSSYLATGSTDKTVRLWSTQQGASVRLFTGHRGPVLSLAFSPNGKYLASASEDQRVKLWDLASGTLFKDLRGHTDSVTSLSFSPDSSLVASSSMDNSVRVWDIRNSHSGTPADGSSSELVGLYTGNTSNVLKVQFMACNLLLVTGTAQEKAEP, encoded by the exons ATGAAGCGGGTTCGCACTGAGCAGATCCAGTTTGCAGTGGCTCAGTACCTGAAGAGGAGGCAGTATGTGGAGAGCGACGGCTCCATGAAGGGAGCCAAACTCTGTCAGTCGCCCGAGGAGATGGCTGCCAGCCTCACAG TGCAGACGGAGTCGGGCTGTGCCAACATCGTCTCTGCTGCACCCTGCCAGTCTGACCCACAGCAGTATGAGGCTCAGTACTCCAGGCTGCGCTCCTTCCTGTCAG AAACAGAAATAGCCTGGGCGAGGGAGGTGAGCAGCATCCTCTACCCGCTGTTTGTCTACCTCCACCTGGATATGGTGCGCTGTGGCCTGAAGGGGGCAGTAGATGGTTTTTACAGTCGCTTCCATGGCGCCTTTCTTCAGGACAGTGAACAGCGTGCCACCATAGAGCAGCTCCGCCATGTTCTCACTGCTCAGGATGTTGCAGCTAATCCCAAGCTGAGTGCCTTCCTGGAGCACAAATACGTGGTTCACCTGACGGAGCCGGCCTACAGCTACCTGCTGCGTTACCTGCAGAGCGAGGACAACGGCGCCCTCTGCAGGGCCTTGAGcacacacctgcaggtggaggtCTCCGCCTCCAGGCGTACAGACTACCAGCTGTATGGAGCCGCCAGTGGGACGACTGCCGCCCcaaactccacctcctcctgggcGGGGGTAGATGGGGCAGAGGGTGGGGAGGGCGTGGAGGTCCCTGCTGGGATCCCACAGAGCGAGGTGGCCCTGGAGGCTCTGCAGGACTGTATCAAGAAAGTCCGCGAGGGCCCCCCCTCACTcaccactgtgtgtttttacgcCTTCCACCACACGGAGCAGATGCTGAACACTGCCGAGGTGTCGGCTGACAGCCGGCTGCTCGCCGCTGGCTTCGACAGCTCCACCGTGAAACTGTGGAGCCTCCGAGCCAGAAAGCTGAAGGCCAAACCGCATCCGGCTGACGTGTCGCGCATCCACCTGGCCTGCGAcgtcctggaggaggag gtggaggaggaagacgtCTGTGGTAGTGAGATAAAGACGCTGCGAGGTCACAGCGGACCAGTGTTCCGTACCTGCTTCCTGACGGACAGCTCCGGCCTGTTGTCCTGCTCCGAGGACACAACCGTCCGTTACTGGGACCTGGGCAGCTTCACCAACACGGCGCTCTACCAGGGCCATGCCTACCCGGTGTGGGACGTGGACGTCAGCCCCTGCAGCCTCTACTTTGCCAGTGGCTCCCATGACCGCACTGCTCGCCTCTGGACATTCTCCCGCACGTACTCGCTACGCCTCTATGCCGGCCATCTTGCCGACGTTGACTGTGTCAAATTCCACCCAAACTCCAGCTACCTGGCCACCGGCTCCACAGACAAGACTGTCAGGCTGTGGAGCACCCAGCAGGGGGCGTCTGTTCGTCTCTTTACCGGCCACCGCGGCCCGGTGCTGTCGCTCGCTTTCTCGCCTAACGGGAAATATTTAGCGTCTGCTAGTGAGGACCAACGGGTGAAACTGTGGGACTTGGCGTCTGGGACGCTGTTCAAAGACTTGAGGGGACACACGGACAGCGTCACCAGCCTGTCTTTCAGCCCGGACAGCAGCCTGGTGGCGTCTTCGTCTATGGACAACTCCGTCCGGGTGTGGGACATTCGTAACTCGCACAGCGGGACGCCAGCCGACGGCTCGTCCAGCGAGCTGGTGGGACTGTACACGGGAAACACCAGCAATGTGCTGAAGGTCCAGTTCATGGCCTGTAACCTGCTGCTGGTGACTGGAACTGCACAAGAGAAAGCAGAACCGTAG